From the Caldanaerovirga acetigignens genome, the window TCGATGTCGGCGATGTGCATGGAGCCTCCCCTTCCCCTGCAGTAGCCGGTTTCCTTGCCCAGAAGCTCTGCGAACATCTGGGGAAGCTTTCCGCCTTTTGCTATGCAGTGACCGTGGCCCCGGTGGGTACTGGTAATCATATCGTCCTTTTCCAGGGCCGCAATCGCACCAACAGCAGTAGCTTCCTCGCCTACCGAGAGGTGGCAGGTGCCCCAGATCATGTTGGCCTTGAACAGTTTGTCAACTTCTAGCTCGAAGCACCTTATCTCATACATCTTTTTGTACATCCACAGTTTCTTTTCCGCAGTCAATTCCACAGAATATCACCTCTTATTTAGTCTAAAATTTGCACGCCCATAAACAAATTAGGAATGATATTACAGCATTTAAATATTTATTTTTAAATATATTTATTGAAATAAAAATGGCATTTGCCAATTAATTTCAGATATTTTTAGGCAAAATGCCCTCTCTTATCAAAATATCAGCAAGCCACATAGCTGCAAGTCCCACAACGTGCGTGCATTTGTCTCTATGCGCTCCCGCTTCCTCAAATTTTTCTTTTTCGTTAGGTTTACTAAAATCATAGTAGTTTCCAAAAACTTTTGTCTGAATTATTGGGCATGTTTCCCCGCCAAATTCTTTTTCAAAAACTTCTCTTATTTGTTTAATTAACCTTCGATATTTAAATTTAGAACAGTTTATACCGTATTCTTCGAAGCTACGTCCAAAAAAATACGAGATCACTAATATGCTACCACTAAAAGCTCCGCAGATACCTTTAGCTTCATCGGCGATGCCTCCTGAAAAACCACTAGCACATTTAAATACAAGATCATCTATTTCAAAAAAATCCTTGATGGCAGCAACAATCGCTTGAGAACATCCTCTATACTTCCCCTCGTAATAATATCCTCTCTTATAGATTTCATCTAAAATTTTTTGTTTATTAAGCTCTAAACAATCCATTTATTAACTCCCTCCTGATTAGTCAGATTTCGCACCTTTCCATAAAACCAACATGCCTATATATCCCATAAAATGGAAATTCAATCTAAGAAGAGTTTGTGAAAAATAACAAAATCAATTCTAAGGAACCTACCATTCTCTTTAGCTCATTTATATACTTTTTAGGCAAATAACGCTTGATTTTGTCGTTTTTACTTGCTTTCAGTATTTTTTACGTATTCAAATAGCTCTCTACTCATATTGATTCAACTCTAACTGCGCTATAATTTTTTCGCAAAAACCGTGCCACTTTCTTGCAGATTTTGTTTTATAGACAGTCAGCACCTAAAATCCACTCCAGAAATGCCTTTTTTATAAGACTTGGTTCTTTCAAATATTTAATTTTCTTGATAAATTGATCGTCTTGTAACAACTTATATAATCTCCTGAAGAATTCCACTGAATCCTCTTTTAATGCGAGCATCATCACAATTTCCACCTCTTCTTCTTGTACCCACTTAACAGGCTTGGGTAATATTGCTAAGGCTACAGCAGGTCTTATTACATTTTCTGGCATTCCATGAGGTATGGCTATTTTATTCTTCAAAAGAGTCGGCCCAATAATTTCTCTTCGATAAACATCTAATAGGTATCTCTCATTCACATAGTTTTTATTAATTAACAGTTCCCCCAGATGATCTAGAACATCGTTTTTAAATTGAAAATCATGATTTACCATAATTAAATCTTCATTAAAAAGATCTGCAAAATATAATATCTCAGAAATATTTTTGTCAAGAGCTTTATTATTTTTTGTCAAACCTATTATTTGCCTCAGCTTGTTCAACGCCGAACCGTTTATAAGTTCTTCAATCGATATAAATGGTATTTCTTCATCCTCCGGATTTATTGTACCAACTATCGCCGCTACCTTTTTTACATTTTTTATCCTTTTTATCTGCGACCTTATATCTTCGTCCGACATAGCTCCCACAGGAATTATTTCCGCTTTCTCGAAAATATCAGGAGCCATTTCTTTAATTAATTCTTTCAACCTTATAGCGGAACCCTGTCCTGTTATACACACCGTCAAAATTGTCCACTTTCCAACATTCACACGACTTTCTCCATCTAGGGTAAATCTGCCAATCTCCAGCTCGTTCTTTTGTATGTTCTTTACTATATCTCCCAAACTGGTATCGGGTAAAATTGCTCGTCTCACAGCCTCGAGCACCATTACAGTATCTACCCGTCCGACCGTCATAGTAGGTATTCCCGTTTTTTGAGTTATTATTTCTCCAAAAGTCAAAAGAGAACCCATATCTACTAAAAGTAGAACGCCTTTGCCTTCATCTACTTCTTTTACAACATCGATAGTCTTTTGCAGGACAGCCTCCGGTTCCTCGTCAAGGCTCATCTCTATGCCGACTGCATGTTCAACACCTAAAAGCCGGTTTACTACTTCGACCATCCCTTTTGCAACATGCCCGTGAGTCAAAACTATTACTCCTACCCTGCCCGTCTTGAAATCGGCGGGATGGGTCATAGTTCTAAGATACATAGCCACAAAAGCTATTTCGTCCTCCGGCATCTTATATCCCGTCAATTCCTCAACAATTTCTACCATTTCTTTTGCAACTTTATATTCCAACTTGTATTCATTCTTTACTTTTTCCAATTGGGGATTAATTACTGGTTTCCCCTGGCGAATGCG encodes:
- a CDS encoding thiamine pyrophosphate-dependent enzyme, translated to MELTAEKKLWMYKKMYEIRCFELEVDKLFKANMIWGTCHLSVGEEATAVGAIAALEKDDMITSTHRGHGHCIAKGGKLPQMFAELLGKETGYCRGRGGSMHIADI
- a CDS encoding C-GCAxxG-C-C family protein gives rise to the protein MDCLELNKQKILDEIYKRGYYYEGKYRGCSQAIVAAIKDFFEIDDLVFKCASGFSGGIADEAKGICGAFSGSILVISYFFGRSFEEYGINCSKFKYRRLIKQIREVFEKEFGGETCPIIQTKVFGNYYDFSKPNEKEKFEEAGAHRDKCTHVVGLAAMWLADILIREGILPKNI